The genomic segment CTCGTCGACCCCGACCACCAGCCGACCATGGCTGAGCTCATGTCGCACACCGCCGGCTTCACCTACGGCCTCTTCGGCAACACCCCCGTCGACAAGATGGTCCGCGATGCCAAGCTCTTCGAATCGAAAAACCTCCAGGAGTTCATCGACAAAACGGCCACACTCCCCCTCCTCTATCAGCCCGGCAAAGGCTGGACCTACTCCATCTCCATGGATATCGAGGGCTACATCGTCGAAAAGCTCTCCGGCCAGTCACTGCCCGACTTCTACCGCGACCACATCTACCAGCCCCTCGGGATGAAAGACGCCGGCTTCTACGTCCCCAAGGAGAAATGGCAGCGCTTCGCCACCGTCTACTACCACGATCCCAAAACGGGCGGCCTCACCACCGAATCCAACGGCGGCGTCAACTTCCGCCCCTTCAACGAGCAGCCCCCCATGCCCTCCGGTGGTGGCGGCATGGTCTCGACGGCTGAAGACTACTACCGCTTCGCCCAGATGCTCGGCGACCAGGGCGAACTCAATGGCCACCGCATCCTCGCCCCCGCCACCGTCAAGCTCATGACCACCAACCACGTACCCGAGCCGCTCATGACCATGGGCTTCGGCATCGGCTCCCAGCAGATCCGCCCCGGATTCGGCTACGGCTACAACGGCGCAGTCGAATACGACCCGCACCTCGCAAACCTGCCCGACGGCAAAGGCACCTACCTCTGGGACGGCGCCGCCGGCACCTGGTTCTGGGTCGACCCCACCAACGACATCGTCTTCGTCGGCATGATCCAGCGCATCGGTGGCGGCGAGCCCAACGTCCAGTACCTAAGCCGCTCCCTCGTCTACCAGGCCCTCACCGACCCCTCCAAATGAGCTGGCTCAAAAACAAGCCGAGGCCAAAATGCTTTGTCATTCTGAGCCGAAGGCGAAGAACCTGCTTTTCAAGAACCGTCGCGAAAGCACAGAGCCGGGTGCCCCATCCAAGCTCCGCTTGGGTGGGAGACCACGAATCTCAACGGCACCGCCCTCAGGGCTGACTTGCTGACTTGCTCGCTGCGAAGCAGCGCTGACTTACTGCTTCTCTAGAAACAACGGCCACCCGTTCTAGGAGAAAGGCACCATGCTGCTCTTATCCAAACTCGTCTCGCTCTCCATCCTCCTCACCGCTACCGCCCTCTCCGCCCAGCAACCCACACCCCCTCCCATCCAGAGGCCCGCCCCCACCCCCAACGACACCCTCAAATCCGTCGAAGTCCAGCCCGACCGCCACGTCCGCTTCCGCATCTGGGCGCCCAATGCCACTGAAGTGAAGCTCCAGGCCGAAGGCCCCGAAGCCACGCCCGACATCACCCCCGCCGAGGCCTACAAGAACATGGGCGGCGTCCCCCTAACCAAAGGCGACCAGGGCATCTGGGACGTGACCATCGGCCCCATCACGCCCGGTATCTACCGCTACAACTTCGTCGTCGACGGCGTCGCCACCACCGACCCCCGTAACCCCCTCACGTCGCAGTCCCTCACCAGCTCCCGCAGCATGTATGAAGTCCCCGGCGCCGATTTCATGGAGTACAAAGCGGGAGTCCCCCATGGCGCCATCGCCACCGTTTACTACGACTCGACGGCCACCAACAACCAGCGCCGTATGCACATCTACACCCCGCCCGGCTATGAAGCCGGAACCACCCGCCTCCCTGTCCTCTATCTCCTTCACGGCGGCGGCGACTCCGACGACTCCTGGTCCACCGTCGGCCGCGCCGGAGCCATCCTCGACAACCTCATCGGCCAAGGCAAAGCCCTGCCCATGATCATCGTCATGCCCGCCGGCCACACCTCCACCGAGTTCCGCCTCACTCCCGGCGTCCGCATGGGCCACGACGCCTTCAACGACGACCTCGTCAAAGTCGTCCTCCCCTACGTCGACACCCACTACCGCTCCGTCGCCGATCGCGACCACCGTGCCCTCGCCGGCCTCTCCATGGGTGGCGCCCAGGCCCTCAACATCGCTCTCGACGACTCCGCCGACTTCGCCTGGATCGGCATCTTCAGCTCCGGCTGGTTCCCCAACACCCTCAAGGAAGAGGAAGATACCGACATCGCCAAATTCCGCTCCTCCGGCAAGCCCTTCAAGCTCTTCTGGGTCAACGCCGGCAAATACGACATCGCCCTTCAGAACAGCCATGCCACCGTCGCCCTGCTCAAAAAAGCGGGCATCCAGGTCGACGAGCACCAGAGCGAAGGCTTCCACGCCTGGAACAACTGGCGCGACTACCTCCGCGACTTCACCCCTCTCCTCTTCCGAACAGCCAAGTAGCATTCACCCGCATCGGGTCAAACGAGAGCCGTGTCATCCTGAGAGCACGGGGCCCCAAACGCCTTCTTCAGTATGGGGGTGGTAAGCGAAGGATCTGCAGGTTGCCGGTCGCCACACTGAGGGCTCCTTGACTCCAGCACGACAGAGAGTGCCCCATCCTTTCGCGTCTCTTGCGAAAGGGTGGGAGACCACCGAACCCCACCCAGTCGTTCGCGCGTTCCACCCAATTCCCTCGCGAGTTCCTTCTGTCGCGAGGATCGGGGCCACAACCACACTCCAGCCGAGAATGGGCGCCGAAGGCGCAGTGGCCGCACCGCAGGTGCTTATTGCCACGGCAACGGCAGCGGCTGCACCGCCAATCCCAGCGGCTTGTTCACTGTATACGTCGCCACCCAACTCCAGCTTGTCGGTGTCACGGTAAACACCGCCAGCTTGTTCGAGCTGTTTCCAATCGCATACAGGTGGTTGTTGTTATCCCACCGCAAGTCGTCCATCTCGCTGGTCGACATCAGCCCGTATACGCCGTCACTGGATACGCGCCATTGAAATGGAACACCTGCAGCCCCGCCGTTCCTGCCACAGCCAGCAGCTTGCCTGAAGGAGACATGCTGACCGCCCTCACGCCCCCCACAGCCACCTTCGGCATGTTCGCGTAAGTGTTGCTGGTGCTCAGCGCCCCGGTGCTCGTGTTCACTGTGTACGAAGCCAGTTGATACGGCCCCACCGGGTCGCCGTAGCCCGCATAAGGCTGCATAGGAATCGCCAGGTGATTCGTGGGATCGGCCGCCGCCAGGTACGGGCACCACCCCTGTCCTGAAGCAGCCTTCGGCATCACCTGCGCCAGGCTCAATTGCGTAAGAGACCCGTTACTGTTGCGCTTGAATCCCGAAATCATCGGCTGGAAGTGGTAGCAGCTCGAGGTGTACGCAAAAACATTGTTGCCGATGAAGCTTGGCAATCCCGCGATCTCCTGGCTGGTTCCCGCAGTGCCGTCGTACGTCAGGGCGCCGCTCGACTTGGTGATGTTCCACGCCTGGTACGCATTGTTCGAGCAGGTCATGTCGCCCCATTCGTACAGGTCGTACAGGGTCGCTCCGGTGTGGTCCAGAGTCACAAAGAACGGCGCGCTGTTGGAGCACTTATTCGGCCCGGCAGCGTTCACGGTCGCCGCATAGGTCAAAGAGCCATTGGACTGAATGCGATAGGTATCGATCATCGTGCCAGTGGCAGGGGCGCCAAACAGGTAAACCCCGTTGACCGCCATGCCGTCCAGATCGGCAGGAAAGGGAGAGCCGGAGATTGGTGTGAGCTTGCCGCTGGAGCCCGCGACGAAACCGTAAACATCCGTCTTCTGCGTCGTTCCAATCAAGCTTGATACGTATACCCAGGCCGAAGGCCCGGAGCTGGTTTGGGAGTCAAGGCGAGCCGGGGTCAGGGCCGCAACCGTGCATAGCGCCGCACCCAGGCAAACGGGGAATAGTTTGCGCAACATGGGTACTCCTAGAGGGGGCGGGGCTTTGTCCGCGCTATTGATCAATACTTGATTTATCCGGCGTTCTTTGAATGGGCGGAGAGCCCTGCCTTCTGCCGAGGTAAGATGCCGGATCGCCGCCTCGCCGCAGCTCTGCGGGAAAGAATGTGACGAAGCGCGGCTGTACCGTGATGACCATCACAGACCGGCCCCCTACCACGCGCTATCTTGCTTCCAGACGGCGATGGTGTCTCTCAGCCTCTCTCAATAAACAGGAATCAACGGGTGTTTACTAGAAAATTAGCTACCCCTCCCCCTGTTTTTACTTCTCCTTGTATTCGCTTTTTCGGCGACGTTTTTCGATAAACTCTTGAATAATTTCAACTTAACAAGATACGAAAAACAGTAGCTCTCATGGTGACTTTGTATCGCAAAGCCATCAAGGAGTTACTAGAATGTAAACAGCGAGATCGGCGAGCCACGTTTCAGCGCTGCGCCCTAAAGCTGGGTTCTACTTGAGCAGATCCAGAGCCATCGCCGTCATCGCCGTCACGCCCGTCTCGATCGTCGGCGCATAATCCGGCGCAAACAGCGGCGAGTGCATCGCCGGCAGCGGCACGCCGACCTCCTTCGCGTGCGCCAGCTTCCCCGGCTCTGCAGCTCCCAGCCAGAACATCATCCCCGGAATCTTCCCATCCAGCGTGAACAGCCCCACGTCCTCTGACCCCATCACAGGCGCTGGCGTCTCCACATGCTCCGCTCCCAGCGCAGTCTCGGCCGCCTTGCGCATCCGCTCCGCCAGCGCTGTGTCATTGATCGTCGCCGGCGCAATCTCCGTCTTGCTCACCGTCACAGTCGGCATGCGATCCTGCGGCACTCCGTAGCCAGTCGCGACGCCATCCGCGGTCCTCTTCACCGCCTCTATGATCTGGTCCCGCACCTTGTCGGAATAAGTGCGCAGCGTCAGCCCCATCGTCACGTCTTCGCCGATGATGTTGCGCTTCGTGCCGCCATGAATCGTGCCCACCGTCAACACCGCCGGCTGCTGCGGATCCACCTGCCGCGCCACGATGCCCTGCGCCAGCACCACGAACTCCGCCGCCATCAGCACCGGATCCTTACTGTTCTGCGGCTGCGACCCATGCGCGCCCACGCCCCGCATCGTCACGTCGATACTCGTAGAACTCGCCAGCAGCGGCCCGCCTTTGATGGCGATGCTGCCCGCCGCAAACCCCGAGTTATCGTGCTCCGCCAGAACGAAATCCGGCTTCCCGAACCGGTCGTACATCCCATCAGCCAGCATGGCGCGCGCGCCGTCAATCGTCTCCTCTGAAGGCTGCCCGATCAGCATCAGCGTTCCGTGCCACTGCGCCTTGCGCGCCGCCATCTCCTTTGCCGTCCCCAGCAGCACAGTCACATGTATGTCGTGCCCGCATGCGTGCATCACGCCCACATCCTGGCCCGCATCGTTCTTCGTCCGCACCGTCGAGGCGTAGTCCAGCCCCGTCTTCTCTTCCACCGGCAGCGCGTCCATGTCGGCCCGGATCAGCAGCCGCGGTCCCGCGCCGTTCTTGAGCACGGCGACAACGCCGTAGGCCTGCTTCCCGTCCTCGTATTTGCCCACGTGCTCGGTGACCTCGTAACCCATCTTGCGCAACTCGCCCGCCAGCAGCGCCGATGTCTTCTCCTCATGGTGCGAGAGCTCAGGATTGCGGTGCAGGTGCGTGTAGGTCTCGGTCAGCGCGGGAAGCTGCGCTTTGACGGAGCCCTTGAGATCAGCGGAACTCTGCGCCGCAAGCGGCAGGGCCAAACCAGCGACGGACAACACAACGGGAAGACGTAAGTTCATTGAGAGAATCCCTCGCGCAGGCAGGATGAACGTTGCGCCAAGCCTAACAGAGCCTGCCCGCAACGCGGAAAACCGATTCCTATTGCCAAACCATAGGAATGCGGGTACATTCGCACTATTGGAAACCCATAGGAGGCCGACAGATGGGCGGGAAGACTGATGTATGGCAGGGCACGCTGGCGCTGATGGTGTTGCGCACGCTTGAAACCATGGGCCCGCAGCACGGCTATGGCCTCGCACGACGCATCGAGCAAACCAGCGGCGATGCGCTCGAGCTGAATTACGGCACGCTCTACCCCGCGCTTCTCAAACTCGAGCAGGAAGGCTACATCCGCTCGCGCTGGGGTACCTCAGAGAACAAGCGCAAAGCCAAGTTCTACGAACTCACCAAGGCCGGCCTCCGCCAGCTCCGCAAAGCTGCTGCCGAATGGGAACTGACCACCGAGATACTGGAGCGCTTTTTGAAAGCCGCCCCGCAGAGCTGAAGGAGCCCTCCATGCGCCAACTGCGAGCATTTCTCATTCGTTGTGCTGCCGCGCTGACCGGCCGTCGCCGCCGCGACGATGCTGAAGCCGAACTCGCCTCCCATCTCGAGTTCCACATCGAAGACGGCATACGGTCGGGGCTCAACTATGAAGAGGCGCGCCGCCGTGCCCTCATCCGCCTCGGCGGGTTCGAACAGACTCGCCAAGCCGTCCGCGAGCGCCAGGGCCTGCCCTGGATAGAGAACCTCGTCCGCGATTTTCGTTATAGCCTTCGCACTCTGATGCGCCACAAGGCCGTGACCACCATCGCCATCGTCTCCATCGGACTTGGAATCGGCGCAAACGCCACAATCTTTTCCCTTGTCAGTCGATTCGTGCTGCGGCCCGCGCCGGTCGGCGATCCCGCAACACTCCTCAACATTCTGGGCACTCACATCGGCGACCGCTGCTGCAACAACCTGCCCTGGCCGGTCTACAACGATCTGCGCTCCGATGCGAAATCATTTTCCGACTTCGCCGCATATTACTTCCCAGTTCCAGCCTCCGTTGGCGGCCAGGGCGAGCCCGAACGCGCGTGGGGCGAGGCTGTCAGCTCGAACTTCTTCGATGTAACGCAGATTCGGATGGTCGCGGGCCGCGGCTTCACCCCCAGCGAAGATACGCAACCCATGATCATCCTCGGCGAGCGGCTCTGGCGGCGCCGCTTCAATGGCGATCCCTCTCTCATCGGCAAATCAGTCGATCTCTCCGGTCGCCGGTTCACGGTAGTCGGCATCGCACCGGCAGCCTTCCATAGCATCGACCAGATTCTCGACACGCAGTTCTGGGTGCCGCTTGGTACCGCCGCCGATCTCGTTCCGAATCTCCCCAGGAGATCTGCGCGCGACTACCACTGGTTGATGGTCGTCGGCAGGCTAAAGCCCGGCGTCTCCCGCGCCCAAGCCGATGCGGAGCTGGCGAACCTGGCTGCGCGCTATGCCGCAAGCTATCCCGCCACCGACAAGGACAATGGCTTCCGAACCGAAATGGCGGGAAGCCTGCCTGACTTCTTCAAGGGAACAGTAGTCATCTTTCTTGCGGCCTTGTTCATCATTGTCCTGCTGGTGCTGGCCATCGCCTGCGCCAACGTCGCCAACCTGCTGTTTGCGCAGGCGGTCGCGCGGCAACGCGAAATGGCGGTCCGTGTCGCCCTTGGTGCTACGCGCGCCCGGCTCCGGCGGCAGGTGCTCATGGAGAGTGTTCTGCTTTCGCTCGGCGGCGGAGCGTTCGGGGTTCTCTTCTCCCTGCGCGCCACGCAGTTGCTCTCGTCGGTGCGCCTGCCATCTCCCGTGCCGCTCGACCTCACGGTCGATATGGACGGGCGCGTTCTGTTCTTCACGTTCCTCCTGAGTCTTGTCAGCGGACTGCTCCTCGGGATCGCGCCGGCGTGGGCCGCGTCGCGTCCCATGCTTACCAACGCCCTCAAGGGAGAAGACGCGCTCGCCCGTCCGGGCCGGCGATGGTCGCTTAGAAACGTGCTGATTGTCGGCCAGATCGCTATGTCGGTGGTGCTGCTCTCCGCTACCATTCTGTTCCTGCGCAACCTTGAGAGCGCGGCCAGGATCGATGTCGGATTCCAATCGCGCGGCATGCTCCTACTCTCCATCGATCCGCGCGTTCACGGCTACTCCACCGAACGCACCAACACTCTTCTTGAGCACCTTCGTCTCCGCGCCTCCGGGCTTCCCGGCGTCATCTCTGCCACCTGCACCGATCAGCCTCCACTCAGCGGAGGCCACCGGAGCGACGGATTCACGATTGCCGGCCGCGAGGACTACAAGGCGGTACCCTCGGCCGAACTCTACATGGCCTCATCGGGCTACTTTGAGACGATGGGTATCCCACTCCTCGCTGGGCGTGGCTTTCGCAACGAAAGAGCTGATGGTCCCCGGGTCGCGATCGTGAACAAGGCATTCGCAGAACGCTTGTTCGGCAACGCCAACCCCATAGGACAACACGTCCACGGCGGTAGTTGGGACTACGAGATCATTGGCGTCGCCGGCAATACTAAGTCCCGTTCGCTCGGCGAGGATACGCGCCCGGTTCTCTACCGCTCGCTGGCACAGAGCATTGGCGAAGACGCGTCCCTGATGGGCTACACGCTGGTGGTTCGCACCGTTGGCGATCCGGCAGCGCTGAGTGAGGCCGTGCGTCGTCAGGTGTACGCGCTCGATTCGGCCATGGCCATCTACAACGAGGAGACGATGGATGAGCACCTGCGCACCGCGTATTTTCTGCCGCGGCTGGCGGCGGAATTATTCGGAGTTTTCGGTGGCATTGGCCTTGTCCTCGCCGCCATCGGCCTCTACGGCGTGATGAGTTACGCAGTCTCGCGGCGCACGCGCGAAATCGGCATCCGCATGGCAATGGGCGCGCGGCGTGGAGAGGTGCAACGATTCGTTCTACGTCAGGGGCTGCTGCTCACCGCGATTGCCCTGGCGATCGGCTGGCCCGCGGCCTGGATGCTCACTCGCCTTGCGGCCAGCTTCCTGTATGGAATCGCGCCGCACGATGCCTGGACATTCATCACTGCCCCCGTCTTTCTCTGCCTCATTGCACTGATTGCATGTTGGGTGCCGGCCCGCCGCGCCGCTTCCGTCCACCCCATGGAAGCGCTACGCACGGAGTAGCTGTGGCCCCTGCGTCCGTTTCCGCAATAAGGAACCGCCCGCTCCCACTGCCGGTAATCTGTAGAAAGGTATCCAGGGAGAACAGGAGATGGGGGCAACAGCACTTGAGTTTCGTCTGCGCATGGTGGTCAATGTGGCGATCATCGTGCTTGGCGTGTGGGCGCCCTGGGTCCCCGTGGAGAGGCGCCAATACATCCTTGAGTGGCTTCCGCGCGAAGTAACGCGAGCTGGCCTGATGCCGTTTTCTACTGCAGTCACAACCACGCTCATCATTGCAGGCCTGCTCGCTGCACTGGGAGCAATCCTCCGAGTATGGGGAACAGCATCGCTAGGTCCGGCCACCGTCACGTCCCTCGATATGAAATCCGGTCCAGTAGTTGCGAGTGGCCCCTATCGCTACGTGCGCAATCCGCTCTATTTAGGTCTGTGGTTCATGGTGGCCGCTATCGCGCTGCTCATGCAGCCTTCTGGAGCCGCGTTAGCGATGCCGCTGCTGACTCTCTTCGTGCTGCGGCTCACCTTGGGCGAAGAGGCATTTCTCTCGGGCCGCCTTGGCGAGCCCTATCGCGCCTACCTGCGTGCCGTTCCAAGATTCCTCCCGCGGCTCCGCAACAATCTCCCTCCGAGCGAATCTACGTCGCAATGGGGAACAGCGTTTCTCTCCGAACTGACGCCGATAGGGGTTCTTGTTGGCATC from the Occallatibacter riparius genome contains:
- a CDS encoding serine hydrolase domain-containing protein yields the protein MPSRFIRAAALAPVLFAASFTSAQKPAGAPRHNLDMTLAKPESVGFDSQRLERLHAVMQKAVDDKKLAGVVTILARHGKVADYRTYGTRDMASNTPMTKDTIFRDYSMTKPVTAVAMMVLFEEGKWLPNDPIAKYIPEFAHLKVYAGKNDDGTPKLVDPDHQPTMAELMSHTAGFTYGLFGNTPVDKMVRDAKLFESKNLQEFIDKTATLPLLYQPGKGWTYSISMDIEGYIVEKLSGQSLPDFYRDHIYQPLGMKDAGFYVPKEKWQRFATVYYHDPKTGGLTTESNGGVNFRPFNEQPPMPSGGGGMVSTAEDYYRFAQMLGDQGELNGHRILAPATVKLMTTNHVPEPLMTMGFGIGSQQIRPGFGYGYNGAVEYDPHLANLPDGKGTYLWDGAAGTWFWVDPTNDIVFVGMIQRIGGGEPNVQYLSRSLVYQALTDPSK
- a CDS encoding esterase translates to MLLLSKLVSLSILLTATALSAQQPTPPPIQRPAPTPNDTLKSVEVQPDRHVRFRIWAPNATEVKLQAEGPEATPDITPAEAYKNMGGVPLTKGDQGIWDVTIGPITPGIYRYNFVVDGVATTDPRNPLTSQSLTSSRSMYEVPGADFMEYKAGVPHGAIATVYYDSTATNNQRRMHIYTPPGYEAGTTRLPVLYLLHGGGDSDDSWSTVGRAGAILDNLIGQGKALPMIIVMPAGHTSTEFRLTPGVRMGHDAFNDDLVKVVLPYVDTHYRSVADRDHRALAGLSMGGAQALNIALDDSADFAWIGIFSSGWFPNTLKEEEDTDIAKFRSSGKPFKLFWVNAGKYDIALQNSHATVALLKKAGIQVDEHQSEGFHAWNNWRDYLRDFTPLLFRTAK
- a CDS encoding M20 metallopeptidase family protein; this encodes MNLRLPVVLSVAGLALPLAAQSSADLKGSVKAQLPALTETYTHLHRNPELSHHEEKTSALLAGELRKMGYEVTEHVGKYEDGKQAYGVVAVLKNGAGPRLLIRADMDALPVEEKTGLDYASTVRTKNDAGQDVGVMHACGHDIHVTVLLGTAKEMAARKAQWHGTLMLIGQPSEETIDGARAMLADGMYDRFGKPDFVLAEHDNSGFAAGSIAIKGGPLLASSTSIDVTMRGVGAHGSQPQNSKDPVLMAAEFVVLAQGIVARQVDPQQPAVLTVGTIHGGTKRNIIGEDVTMGLTLRTYSDKVRDQIIEAVKRTADGVATGYGVPQDRMPTVTVSKTEIAPATINDTALAERMRKAAETALGAEHVETPAPVMGSEDVGLFTLDGKIPGMMFWLGAAEPGKLAHAKEVGVPLPAMHSPLFAPDYAPTIETGVTAMTAMALDLLK
- a CDS encoding PadR family transcriptional regulator, giving the protein MGGKTDVWQGTLALMVLRTLETMGPQHGYGLARRIEQTSGDALELNYGTLYPALLKLEQEGYIRSRWGTSENKRKAKFYELTKAGLRQLRKAAAEWELTTEILERFLKAAPQS
- a CDS encoding ABC transporter permease; the protein is MRQLRAFLIRCAAALTGRRRRDDAEAELASHLEFHIEDGIRSGLNYEEARRRALIRLGGFEQTRQAVRERQGLPWIENLVRDFRYSLRTLMRHKAVTTIAIVSIGLGIGANATIFSLVSRFVLRPAPVGDPATLLNILGTHIGDRCCNNLPWPVYNDLRSDAKSFSDFAAYYFPVPASVGGQGEPERAWGEAVSSNFFDVTQIRMVAGRGFTPSEDTQPMIILGERLWRRRFNGDPSLIGKSVDLSGRRFTVVGIAPAAFHSIDQILDTQFWVPLGTAADLVPNLPRRSARDYHWLMVVGRLKPGVSRAQADAELANLAARYAASYPATDKDNGFRTEMAGSLPDFFKGTVVIFLAALFIIVLLVLAIACANVANLLFAQAVARQREMAVRVALGATRARLRRQVLMESVLLSLGGGAFGVLFSLRATQLLSSVRLPSPVPLDLTVDMDGRVLFFTFLLSLVSGLLLGIAPAWAASRPMLTNALKGEDALARPGRRWSLRNVLIVGQIAMSVVLLSATILFLRNLESAARIDVGFQSRGMLLLSIDPRVHGYSTERTNTLLEHLRLRASGLPGVISATCTDQPPLSGGHRSDGFTIAGREDYKAVPSAELYMASSGYFETMGIPLLAGRGFRNERADGPRVAIVNKAFAERLFGNANPIGQHVHGGSWDYEIIGVAGNTKSRSLGEDTRPVLYRSLAQSIGEDASLMGYTLVVRTVGDPAALSEAVRRQVYALDSAMAIYNEETMDEHLRTAYFLPRLAAELFGVFGGIGLVLAAIGLYGVMSYAVSRRTREIGIRMAMGARRGEVQRFVLRQGLLLTAIALAIGWPAAWMLTRLAASFLYGIAPHDAWTFITAPVFLCLIALIACWVPARRAASVHPMEALRTE
- a CDS encoding methyltransferase family protein translates to MGATALEFRLRMVVNVAIIVLGVWAPWVPVERRQYILEWLPREVTRAGLMPFSTAVTTTLIIAGLLAALGAILRVWGTASLGPATVTSLDMKSGPVVASGPYRYVRNPLYLGLWFMVAAIALLMQPSGAALAMPLLTLFVLRLTLGEEAFLSGRLGEPYRAYLRAVPRFLPRLRNNLPPSESTSQWGTAFLSELTPIGVLVGIVVFASTYNSGVMARIILIGWGASLIARAFLPRPQSESTSSA